The Aulosira sp. FACHB-615 genomic sequence ATTTCCGCGTTGATCGTAGATGTAAGTAGTAGAATAACCGCGTGTATCTTTGATAACTTGCTTGGAATTGTTGGGGTCATAAGACATCTCAACCTTCTGACCGTTAACATCGACTATTTCCTTTAGCCGCCCAGTTGCTTCGTCATAATTCGCTTTTGCACCAGTTCGGTTGAGCGGGTCAATGATTTTGTCAAGATAATGCGATCGCTCTTGGTTGTACTCCATCCGGGTCGTGTTATTTTCACGGTCGGTAACACTAATCAAATCGCCCTTCGCATCATAGGTATACCGAATCAACTCACCCATCGGGTCTTTGACGCTGGCAATCCGCCCCTGAGCATCCCTCTCGAAAGTGACTTGCTTCCCGGCAGAACTGTATATTCCGTCATCCGTATAAGTTAGCTTATTCCCGTTGGTATCAGTAACGGTAAGCAAGTCACCTGTAGCCGCGTCGATTTCGTAAACTATGCCTTCTTTAGTAGTGAGGACGTACACATTACCGAAATTGACATCAGCAGGGTTATAGTTGATACCACCATTCAAGCCAACATACTCATCAGTCCCATCCTTCCGCAGAATCCGCGCACTTTTCACGGTCAACGTACTCGTTACGCCTTTATCACCAACAAATCCTGGTTTATAAACAGTCGCGCTCTCCCCGCCAATGGAACTAGCTAATCCGAATATGGGATCAACGGTGGGTTTGAAAGTGAAGGCTTCTCTTTTTCCTCCTGGCAATGTTATGTATACTCTAGTACCATCCTTAAACGCCGACTGGTAGCCCAGCAGTTGCTCCTCCTCACTCGGCGGACGCAGCGAAGTCCGCAGATCAGTGTCGCGGAACTCCATCCGCCACCCGTACCCGAAGTCATCAGTGATACCGGAGGTGAGGGTGTCATACGTGCGGGTCAACGTAATTGGGATTCCCGTTACAGGAACCGTCAAATCAGTAAACGACAGTCGGAAATTCCCAAGTTTCAACTCGCCAGCAACATCCACCACCTGTTCGGAGTACGAAATATTACCACCGTTGTCAGCCACTTCCAGCCTGAGAATATAGCTGTCATTCTGCAATAGCGAGGGGTCAAACTTACCGAGAACACCGTTAGCGATCGCATTCGGGTTATCGACAAAAGCAATTTCACGGAATTCCCCACCAGCAACAGGCGCAACTAGTAGGCGGTAATAATCTAACTGCCCATCATCAGATATACTACCCCTAATATCAATCGGCGCAGTTACCAAGCTGCCAGCGATCGCACCAAGATTCAGGCTAACTTCAGGTGCATTCACGTCACTAGTATCAATTACTGCCACGTCGAAAGTCGCTTGTCCGATATTTCCAGCCGTATCTGTTGCGATCGCTTGAGCAAAGATTGTCCCAGGTTCAGTAGTGGTGTACCTCGCCATACCATTCGCATCAAGCACAACCGCATTCCCGTTGACCAGTAGTTGCAGTCCAGCCACTTTTATGTTGTCCGTCGCCCTTGCCTGGAATATTACTGTCTCCCCTAAATCAACGGTGTCATAATTAGCAATCAGCCTGACCTGTGGTGCTACAGTATCAGCCGCCACCACAAGGTCATACTGCTGCGGAGTAGAGGTAATGCCATCGCTGACTGATAGCACAATGCGGTGTGTGCCAACATTACTAACAGTCGGATTCCAGCGCAATCTGCCCAGTGTATCAAGCGTGATGCCCTTGTTTAGTGATGCTTGGTCAAGGGTATAGGTTAAGCGATCGCCATCCACATCCGCCGCAATGATGTCATAAGCATAAGCACTACCAGGGGTAGCAGTTAGCACAGGATTTGAGCGAATCACAGGCGCATTGTTAGCTCGTGCAGTCAAGTTGAACCCTTGTGCCGCACCCAATCCACCTGCATCAACTGCCCCAACGACAATTCGGTAATTACCAGCAACAGGATTCTGCCAAGTCAACAACCCAGTATTCGCATCGATGGTAATACCAGTTACCCCAGCAGGAACGGAAAGCAACTGATAAGTCAAGCGATCGCCTGCATCTGGGTCAGTTGCAACGACTTGGTAGTTGTAAGCACTTCCAGTATTAGCGATGTAAACAGGAGTGGAAGTAATGCTAGGAGCGTGGTTGATTGCATTCGTACCCACTTCAATCGTGTAAATCTGGCTAGTGACCGCACCTTGCCCATCAGTCACCAGCACTTCCACTTCCTGTTGACCAACTTGAGTAGCCTGGGGTGTCCACCGAATCGTGCCGTTGCTGTCGATGGTCATCCCGGCGGGAGCGCGACCTAAGCTGAAAGTGAGTGCATCATTTTCTGGGTCGTTAGCAACGACATTATAAGTGTATTGCTGATTCAGTGCGGCTTTGGTAACGGGATTTGAGACGATCGCTGGTGGAGCGTTAATTCCTGTTACAGTCAGTGTGAATTCTTGGCCAACGTACAAGCCATAGGCATCGGTGAGCCTTACTGCTACAGTATGTTCGCCAATTTGAGTGCTAGTTGGATTCCAGCGTAATGCGCCAGTTTGAGAATCAATGACCATTCCGACTGGTGCATTATCCAAACTCCAGAACAACAAATCGCCATCTGGGTCGCTGCCTGCAAGGTTGTACTCATAAGCCCGATCTAGGTTGGTAATTAGGTTAGGAGCAGAAGTAATGATGGGTGCATTATTAACGTAAGAAGCAGCACTGACTACATTAATATCAAAAGATTGAGTAGCAATTCCACCGCGACCATCGCTGACGTTCAGCGTGACGTGTTGAGAACCAAGTTGAGAAGCTTGAGGTTGCCAGAAAATTCTCCCACTGCTGTCGATGGTCATGCCGGCTGGGGCATTCTCCAGACTCATTGATAGTGGGTCGCCGTTCGGGTCAGCAACTTGGACTGCATAGAAATAACTCTGTCCTAATGCAATCTCAGTACGTGGACTAGAGCTAATAGCTGGGTTTTGGTTGAGTGGAGCATTTTGGGCTTCCAAAACCTGGATGTCGAAAAATTGAGTAGTTTTACCACCCCGACCATCGTTAATTGTAATTGCAAACGATTGTTGACCGATTTGACTATCAGTAGGAGTCCAGGTTAAAAGACCAGTCTGCGGATTGATGTGAGCATTACTAGGCGCAGCAGTCAAACTGTAAGTGATAGTGTCACCATCTGGGTCTTGAGTACGAGGCTGATAAGAGTATGTTTGCCCAACAGCAATCGGCTCTGTTGGCAGACCATAACCCGGCCCAGATAAAAATACTGGTAAGGAATTAAAAGGATCTACTTTAATTTGGAATGATTGTAGAGTTTGTTCACCGCGCCCATCAGCCACAGACAAAATGACATCATGCAATCCTAAGTCATTAGCCGTAGGAACCCAAGAAATTAATCCTGTTGTCGGATCAATTACCATACCATCAGGCCCAACCTTGAGACTGTAAGAAACTGGGTCTCCGTCTGGGTCACTAGCTATGGGTTTATAACGGAACTTCTGCCCTGCCATTGCGGTTGTTGTCGGCTGGCTGAGGAAAGTAGGTGGTGAGTTAATTGCCGACCCAATAACATTGACAAAATCAATTTGTTTAATTACTTGATTATTAGCAACAGTAACCTGATAATTTCCAGTGGTCGGTGTAGTTAAAGACCAAGTGGGTTGGAGTTCTTGTACTACAGTATAGTTACCAGCCGCAACATTAAATGAGTAATTACCTTGATTATCGGTGCGTGTAAATACTTCATCCCCATCGCGTTGACCATTATTATTACTATCAAGGTATACAGGAACATTGGCTAATCCTTTACCTTGAGAAATGGTGCGAATTTCAATGTCATCTAGTCCCCAGCTTTCATTATCAAAAGATAAGAAGGGATTGTCTCCTGAAAAATCTAGGATTAAATTATCGCCTGAATGTTCAAAGGTAAAAGTTAAATCATAAACAGTATCTCCATAGAAGCTGTAACCCAAAGTATTCACTTCAGAAGCACCTGTACGGGGTGCATTATTGGCAGTAGAGGGAATATCAGGATGAGTATCTGGATAATTATTAGGATAAGCTTGTCCTGCATGTTGCCCAAAAGTATTTTCATACCAATAAAAATCTACATTCAAGAAATTGGTATGCAGTAGAGTAGGGCCATCTCGTACTATTAAATCCCAGGTATGTGGTACATCACCCAACCAATTCGCATTCCCATCCCAAGATTCAATGACAAACAACTTAAATGACAACGTGATTTTGTCGTGTTCGGGTAAGTCATTAAGTGTTAGGCTAGTCTTCCCTCCTCCTTGCCCATCTCTGGCATATCGCCCTAAAAAGCTGCGTTCCCCTACTGGAGTGATTTCTGTTTTCGGGTTTGACCATTCAGACAATGATTTTGTTGGGTCTTCAAAATCTTCAAAGTAAATCAGTTGTTCTTTTGGCCCACCATTATCTACATAAACTCTGCCACTAATTACTCCTGGTACAACATCAGAAGTATTTAAAGTGAAACTTTGAACATCTACCCCACCTCGGCTATCTTGCACCTGCACTGTCACATCCTGTTGACCTACTACGGGAGTAGTCCAACTAATTATGCCAGTACGGGCATCAATGGTCATTCCTTCTGGAGCTTGCACGAGTGAGTAAGTTAAGACATCATTATCTGCATCCAGCGCATCAACATCATAAGTGTAAGTTTTAGAGATATAAGCTGAAGTTGTTGCCTCTGAAATGATAGTTGGTGCATAGTTTCCAGCTTGTGCTTGCGTCCGTACCTGAAAAGCTTGCTCGGCAACTCCACCCCGACCATCGGTAACTGCAAACACTACATTGTATGTACCTAGTTGTGTGCCTGTGGGAGTCCAATTAACTACTCCTGTATTGGGGTCTATCGTCATCCCTTGTGGCCCATTGACCAGTGAAAAAGTTAAACTATCACGATCAGCATCCTGAGCAACTAATTGATAAGTATAAGGAGTATTAATTTTGGCATCAACTATTGGTGTAGAAGTGAAAACTGGTGGTCGGTTCGGTGGTGCATCAATTACAGATAAAGTATATTGCTGCTGCGTCACACCACCACGATTGTCATCTACTTCCACAACAACGACTTGATTACCAATAGTTGTCGTTTCCCAATTAATTAAACCAGTAGTAGCATCAATCGTCATCCCATCAGGGGAAACCAACAGTTTGTAGGTCAATGAATCGCCATTAGGGTCAGTAGCATTGACATCATAGTGGTAATATTGACCACCGATAATTTCTAAATTGGGATTAGTTGTAATCGTTGGCGCGGCGTTAACTTCTGCCAGTACGGCCAAATCATAAGTAAACTGTATTCCTTGAGGATTGTAGAAAATCAAGGAGCGATTGCTTGTTACCTCGTCTCGGTCAAGCTTTCTATCGCCTACAAGGTTGCTGAAATTATAGTAGGGGATGCCATCTGGCGTAAAACCATCAGGTTGACGCACAAAAACACTAGGATCACTAATATTTTTGACAGCAACAATTAAAGGAGCATCAACACTGTAAGAACCAACATTGTGGAGGGCGATATCTGCATACAATAATCGAGTATCGGCATTCAACGTTGTGCGATGATATTCGATGGCAATACTGGAAGAAACATCAGCCAATAAGTTAAAGTTAGGTGCGCTTCCACTTTGAGAAGTAGTCTGAGTACTAAAACTAGAACCATTAGGCGATTGAGTCCCAACAGGTGCATCTAAGAGGGCAAAATCCGTAATCTTAACATTAGTGGTAGTATCTCGATCATTATTTACCAAACGGAAGATTAACTTCGCGTTTGTATTAGGAGTGATACCCACCAGATTCAATCTCACAGTGCGGTCTGCGGAATTGTAACTAGCACCTGCTCCTAAAGCAATTGGTTCACCCTCAGTCCAGTTGAAGAAAGCATCTCGACCACCGACAATTGTATGTACTAAAGAATTGCCATTAACATCAACTAACGCAACTTCAAAAGCATCATTAATTGCATTTGCATCACTAATATCAAACTGCGGGTCTATCTTAAAGCTGAGGATAGAAGGAGTGTTAGGAACTGTGAAAGGTAAAGTACGAGTAGTGGCAAAATTTGCCCCTTCTATAAGATTAACTTGAGGCGATAATTCATAAGTTTGAGTTGCTGTTAATCCACCTATATCTTGAACACTTAAAGTAATATTATATTTTCCATTCAGGAATTCATTGGAAGTCCCTGTCAAGGTGGCAGTGCCATTGCCATTGTCTCTCAGTGTTAACCAGCTAGGCAAATTGGTAGCAGTAATAATACGTTGATCAGCAATATCTGGGTCAGTTGTGGTGATATTGTAGGTGTAGGGATTGTTAACATCAACAACTAAAGTAGGTTGACTGCTAAAGCTAGGCTTTTCATTAATATTGGTAACGCTAATACTAAAAACTTCTGTTTTACTTAAGCCATTGGTATCAGTACTGCGGACAGTGATTGAGTGTTGGTTGTTGCTTTCAAAATCTAGCAGTGTACCATCAGCAACTTGCAAAGAATTACCGACAATCTGAAAACGACCAAGAGCATCATCAACTAAGGTGTAAGTGTAGCTATCTTGGGTATCTGAATCAATACTGCTAAGTTGACCAATTACTGTCCCGGTAGCACTATTTTCTGCCACCATGTTACCTACTAAGTTAATGGCAGTGGGTGGGCTAAAACGGTAAATGGTAGTGTTGAATGTGTTTTCATTTCCAGCAATATCAATAGCTTTGACTGTGAAAGAATTGTTTCCTGGTACTAACTGAACATTGCTAAAGATAAATTTGCCAGTACTGTCAGAGATCACTACTGTACCAGTTTGTTCTAAAGTTACAGTGGCATTTGCCTCTGTTTGACCCACCAAATTGACAATGCCTTGAGAAGTTTGCTGATCTCCAATTACACCAGAATCAGATGTAGCATCTAGATTGAAAGTGGGTGTTATAACACTTGTATCGAGGGTAAAGCTGAGGTCAAAGACATTAGATTGGTTGCCAAATTCGTCTACTGCTTGTAAATGTAATGTATGAAGTCCCTCGCTTAAAGTCCCACCGTAAATACTCTCTAATTGTTGGCGGTTAAGAGTAAAGCTACCATCCGGTTGGCGCAAAGTCGTAATGTTGATAAAGTTGGCAATTGGAGTATTATCAAAACCGGCTTTGAATTGGGCTACACGACTAGTATCAACAACATTCCCTCTAATTGTCGGGTCAAAGGTAATGAAGTCATTATTAGTCGTTCCTCCTGGGGCAGTATCATTGGCCAAAGAGGCGGTAATGACTGGGGCTGTTTCATCTAATTGAACAGTGACGTTATATTGTGTTGTCAGACGATTACCCGCAGCATCAAGGGCAGTGATGGTCAAAATGTGAATTCCATTCCCCAACCCTGTCAAATCTAATTCCTGCTCAAAAGCCCCCGACACATTATGCGAGATCGCAATTTCTGCGCCATTATTAAAGCGATAGCTTAAGGAAGTGATGTTACTACCCGTACCATCGATACTACCAGCAAGTTTATCTCCAGAACGCAGAGGAGCTTGATTTACGGGTTTAGTCAGTGTTAATTGCGGTAAGGCAGTATCAATATTAATAGCAAGTGAAGATACAGAAGAATTGGT encodes the following:
- a CDS encoding Ig-like domain-containing protein; translated protein: MGNQDNLGTNNPGINDGLMPPSLLESASLEDNSPLIELQKSLKKSISFDPVNLLANKDNKSQTSGSSQDFSEQNLAISYNPSVSNIFGSEQSFIQPQTSVASSQQNNQNIDSLTGEPNYQTTTTSYTASNSIPNFAIRSEGTITINGNSDLDGVPTDPTDDALIYAAKGFTINGNSILPVQRDAAGNPLKDASGKLILVDKAVAVSTGYTVANAPNNKYANLVPPQLVDKLSVNVPLYADIKQLELARRIPSGTPTVTFNASQNPLNNANDWSQKFPQPGTASTPTVVRVTGGGLNIPSNITLNNYVIIVEQGDINFNGNNHNFNNVALITNNGNINLSNVQAKELAVFASGLINMNGGAKFIGTTLLANANTNGSIIFNGATSSINPTDNLRVISQGDIIYNGASNTRGSFLSVKNFTYNGNSILYGTIGAKGNIIFNGGATVIQPDAIAPVVTASLLRDTAPGNTTNTDKITSDPAIVARVSDNSPILELRAGFNSTPSANYKTFQPQYNADGSFTINRTQLESIYGTTLPDGIHTLHLQAIDFYGNLSNIYNLTFYLDTKTLTPNNLDLTANNDTGNSNTDNITNKNQPTITGNAEAGAVVKLSNNGQVIGAGVANSNGVWQIVTSTLTDGIYNLTATAEDIAGNVSSSSTPLQIVVDTIAPNAPTLKLATNSDTGISNSDKITKNSTPTLQGNAASGSIVRLYKEGQQIGQTTATSNGTWELQTQTLTDGQHIFTATAEDVAGNKSAVSSQLTITVDTTIAPPSNLNLVVASDSGISNSDRVTQDSTPTISGNAEAFSTVQLFHNGQLLGQTTTDGNGNWQFTTNNLADGIYNITAIASDIAGNVSTNSTPINFTIDTALPQLTLFTPVDTQSLQQTSRLTGTVDGTGSAVVALSYRFDQLPEIAVPLSSNGAFDQAFDLTGIANGQHTLTLVTTDLAGNTKTIQYNVTVAVDNQAPIITATLQRDTALGNTTNSDRITFDPSITGTVNDANSVVSFRAGFENTIVANFINVLPQRQADGSFSFNRTQLEQIYGGTLPDGQHVLTLQAVDSSGNVSGLFAIAFTLDTTTPAPTLELSKTSDSGISNSDLLTNDATPTITGTAEAGAFVQLFSDGQQIGQTTANTDGSWQIVTSDLTDGIHNLSASVTDIAGNTNSSVSSLAINIDTALPQLTLTKPVNQAPLRSGDKLAGSIDGTGSNITSLSYRFNNGAEIAISHNVSGAFEQELDLTGLGNGIHILTITALDAAGNRLTTQYNVTVQLDETAPVITASLANDTAPGGTTNNDFITFDPTIRGNVVDTSRVAQFKAGFDNTPIANFINITTLRQPDGSFTLNRQQLESIYGGTLSEGLHTLHLQAVDEFGNQSNVFDLSFTLDTSVITPTFNLDATSDSGVIGDQQTSQGIVNLVGQTEANATVTLEQTGTVVISDSTGKFIFSNVQLVPGNNSFTVKAIDIAGNENTFNTTIYRFSPPTAINLVGNMVAENSATGTVIGQLSSIDSDTQDSYTYTLVDDALGRFQIVGNSLQVADGTLLDFESNNQHSITVRSTDTNGLSKTEVFSISVTNINEKPSFSSQPTLVVDVNNPYTYNITTTDPDIADQRIITATNLPSWLTLRDNGNGTATLTGTSNEFLNGKYNITLSVQDIGGLTATQTYELSPQVNLIEGANFATTRTLPFTVPNTPSILSFKIDPQFDISDANAINDAFEVALVDVNGNSLVHTIVGGRDAFFNWTEGEPIALGAGASYNSADRTVRLNLVGITPNTNAKLIFRLVNNDRDTTTNVKITDFALLDAPVGTQSPNGSSFSTQTTSQSGSAPNFNLLADVSSSIAIEYHRTTLNADTRLLYADIALHNVGSYSVDAPLIVAVKNISDPSVFVRQPDGFTPDGIPYYNFSNLVGDRKLDRDEVTSNRSLIFYNPQGIQFTYDLAVLAEVNAAPTITTNPNLEIIGGQYYHYDVNATDPNGDSLTYKLLVSPDGMTIDATTGLINWETTTIGNQVVVVEVDDNRGGVTQQQYTLSVIDAPPNRPPVFTSTPIVDAKINTPYTYQLVAQDADRDSLTFSLVNGPQGMTIDPNTGVVNWTPTGTQLGTYNVVFAVTDGRGGVAEQAFQVRTQAQAGNYAPTIISEATTSAYISKTYTYDVDALDADNDVLTYSLVQAPEGMTIDARTGIISWTTPVVGQQDVTVQVQDSRGGVDVQSFTLNTSDVVPGVISGRVYVDNGGPKEQLIYFEDFEDPTKSLSEWSNPKTEITPVGERSFLGRYARDGQGGGKTSLTLNDLPEHDKITLSFKLFVIESWDGNANWLGDVPHTWDLIVRDGPTLLHTNFLNVDFYWYENTFGQHAGQAYPNNYPDTHPDIPSTANNAPRTGASEVNTLGYSFYGDTVYDLTFTFEHSGDNLILDFSGDNPFLSFDNESWGLDDIEIRTISQGKGLANVPVYLDSNNNGQRDGDEVFTRTDNQGNYSFNVAAGNYTVVQELQPTWSLTTPTTGNYQVTVANNQVIKQIDFVNVIGSAINSPPTFLSQPTTTAMAGQKFRYKPIASDPDGDPVSYSLKVGPDGMVIDPTTGLISWVPTANDLGLHDVILSVADGRGEQTLQSFQIKVDPFNSLPVFLSGPGYGLPTEPIAVGQTYSYQPRTQDPDGDTITYSLTAAPSNAHINPQTGLLTWTPTDSQIGQQSFAITINDGRGGKTTQFFDIQVLEAQNAPLNQNPAISSSPRTEIALGQSYFYAVQVADPNGDPLSMSLENAPAGMTIDSSGRIFWQPQASQLGSQHVTLNVSDGRGGIATQSFDINVVSAASYVNNAPIITSAPNLITNLDRAYEYNLAGSDPDGDLLFWSLDNAPVGMVIDSQTGALRWNPTSTQIGEHTVAVRLTDAYGLYVGQEFTLTVTGINAPPAIVSNPVTKAALNQQYTYNVVANDPENDALTFSLGRAPAGMTIDSNGTIRWTPQATQVGQQEVEVLVTDGQGAVTSQIYTIEVGTNAINHAPSITSTPVYIANTGSAYNYQVVATDPDAGDRLTYQLLSVPAGVTGITIDANTGLLTWQNPVAGNYRIVVGAVDAGGLGAAQGFNLTARANNAPVIRSNPVLTATPGSAYAYDIIAADVDGDRLTYTLDQASLNKGITLDTLGRLRWNPTVSNVGTHRIVLSVSDGITSTPQQYDLVVAADTVAPQVRLIANYDTVDLGETVIFQARATDNIKVAGLQLLVNGNAVVLDANGMARYTTTEPGTIFAQAIATDTAGNIGQATFDVAVIDTSDVNAPEVSLNLGAIAGSLVTAPIDIRGSISDDGQLDYYRLLVAPVAGGEFREIAFVDNPNAIANGVLGKFDPSLLQNDSYILRLEVADNGGNISYSEQVVDVAGELKLGNFRLSFTDLTVPVTGIPITLTRTYDTLTSGITDDFGYGWRMEFRDTDLRTSLRPPSEEEQLLGYQSAFKDGTRVYITLPGGKREAFTFKPTVDPIFGLASSIGGESATVYKPGFVGDKGVTSTLTVKSARILRKDGTDEYVGLNGGINYNPADVNFGNVYVLTTKEGIVYEIDAATGDLLTVTDTNGNKLTYTDDGIYSSAGKQVTFERDAQGRIASVKDPMGELIRYTYDAKGDLISVTDRENNTTRMEYNQERSHYLDKIIDPLNRTGAKANYDEATGRLKEIVDVNGQKVEMSYDPNNSKQVIKDTRGYSTTYIYDQRGNVLQEIDALGGITTRTYDDENNLLTKVDPDGVSTTYTYDNKGNISSIADQDGNVTRITYNKYGETLNIISPRGLTVSSTYDGNGNLLSRTNTDGQTVTFSYDNFGRLIKQTAADGEISTYTYDAFGNATSFTDSRGNQAIATYDLNGKVKTMSMVFPKENQTLNTSYTYDNEGRTTSITDPQGNVTTTEYDAKGNIIATTDIKGNRTQYFYDEKGQQVKVILPDNTPNNPDDNPVVLTEYDAVGMVISQTSATGLKTRYVYDQLGRLAETILPDLTPENSNDNPIEKIEYTAAGRIKADVDIFGTRTEYTYDNLGRVSKQTDFFGNSAGNNITYTYNTDGQVTSITDAKNRTTLIGIDDKGRPSVTTYFDGTTSQVTYDNLGRTKSETNQLGQTTNYEYDAFGKVAAIINPLNQKTQFTYNSRGSLVKVTDALNHETKYEYDQFNRQIAVINANGDRTETTYDQYGQVAAVKDGNQHITQYFYNNLGALTAVKLANQATTNYIYDNLGRLTQFEDANHNKTTYEYDAFNRQVATNLPLGQRATTTYNNLGEVANTKDFNGDVITYSYDQYGRLASKLFSDTRVATVSYTYDPVTSQLKTVTDVRGVTTYSFDSYDRVNLISNPDGQTVGYTYDVLGNLKTLTTSGSTVNYSYDQLNRLNTVISGKQLAKYDYDAVGNLISTTLGDGTIETRQYDANNWLNKIETRDTSGTVLSSYAYTLDGLGHRTQVVENTGRTVNYTYDEVDQLKLESINDPILGNRTISYDYDLVGNRLKRNDSDPSSGLTTYIYDKNNRLISQTSGTKVTQYTYDNNGSMLTSDDGTNSVVYEWINDGENRLVGVKTTNANGSSQTKYIYDADGNRVTSITDGVRKNYLVDPRSYSKVLQEYDANGQILTKYFYGLGLIKSESGSDEKFYHSDGLGSTRLLTDGTGQVTDRYVYDAFGRLIANAGGSDNAYQFAGEQRDSTGLDYLRARYYDSDLGRFISKDAFAGHLASPISQNAYVYANANPVNITDPSGYESLEEASVASAIAGIFSSFSYASVVNIGRGIIGGALFGLAYGLIKQDAELIEGRRSEVAWNEVLNSTYTGAAFGGVFVNFPLAGAAFAAAGVASAIDEARKGHLLSAAVDLTFALGPLASKEGSEPILKQIEGILSQKNVKVSINQNTSDSVDISFSGDGISNFEVLYHGTSSSRAKNIVEGGFKKSPTYLAEEQNTAEYFAFESLSKYALEVKRQNRYTLETAPKSLTIIKFQIPKELATELKIDQANRSLIGEEKGLPTPIIEGGSGHERILYNIDGFNKALKSGQITTSRYRRKL